From Butyricimonas paravirosa, one genomic window encodes:
- a CDS encoding RagB/SusD family nutrient uptake outer membrane protein — translation MKRFVKIYTYWLLGILLFTGCDDYLKEDSGDLLIPGKVEEFLPMLYREGFPRNFDDEVAWLYLMTDDVEMGQLELDPDDENNDTRDKNSVDAFSVGEGEEPYKWERDIKSYADNFWERRYGNILACNLVIDALPEMVYVEADSGSYNFLAAQAYAMRAYHYWCLVNSYALPWSKENLDEPGVVIRTEPQIDIAARRRSSIREVYDLINEDIENAEKYIKVATFDGNIHRLSEPAILLLASRIALFQENWDEVIRTGKLFLAQNSIILNLNDQDTTLFGTEKGLSNKIFTMMDGTINKEVVFTFGTSSYSPYQYLSTSGELFGLGFRPSHNTDASLIRSYEEGDLRKKAYFLKDIPAKKAESMWEEDRPYKYKYYYPIKYRQMSGSTSTKPSENLLHENWRSVEVMLNLAEAYTRKNNEVTSDALDLLNNLRRCRLDPKVYVEKTSADFSNGQALLKFIWEERRRELCFEEAMRFWDLRRQGMPELKHKWYSSWDKYETYTLPQGSKNYVLSIPRSELDYNNGCYDNERNLIKPE, via the coding sequence ATGAAAAGATTTGTAAAGATATATACCTACTGGCTTTTAGGGATACTTTTGTTCACTGGGTGTGACGATTATTTGAAAGAGGATTCGGGAGATTTGTTGATTCCCGGGAAAGTGGAAGAGTTTTTACCGATGTTGTATAGAGAAGGTTTTCCCCGAAATTTTGATGACGAGGTGGCTTGGTTATATTTGATGACCGACGATGTGGAGATGGGACAACTGGAATTGGATCCGGATGATGAAAATAATGATACCCGGGATAAAAATTCCGTGGATGCTTTTAGCGTGGGAGAAGGCGAAGAACCTTACAAGTGGGAACGAGATATAAAGAGTTATGCGGATAATTTTTGGGAGCGTCGTTACGGGAATATTTTGGCTTGTAACTTGGTTATAGATGCGTTGCCTGAAATGGTGTACGTGGAGGCCGATTCGGGAAGTTATAATTTTCTTGCAGCCCAAGCTTATGCGATGAGAGCTTATCATTACTGGTGTTTGGTGAATTCATACGCTTTACCTTGGTCTAAAGAGAACTTGGATGAGCCGGGAGTGGTTATCCGGACGGAACCGCAAATAGATATAGCTGCTAGAAGACGTTCATCCATTCGGGAGGTGTATGATTTGATTAACGAGGATATTGAGAATGCGGAGAAATATATTAAAGTTGCCACGTTTGACGGGAATATACACCGGCTTTCTGAACCGGCGATCCTGTTGCTAGCTTCTCGTATTGCTTTATTCCAAGAAAATTGGGATGAGGTTATCCGAACCGGTAAATTGTTTTTGGCTCAGAATTCCATTATTTTGAATCTGAACGATCAAGATACAACGTTATTCGGAACGGAGAAAGGTCTTAGTAATAAGATATTTACAATGATGGATGGAACTATAAATAAGGAAGTCGTTTTTACATTCGGAACCTCTAGTTATTCTCCGTATCAATATTTGTCAACCTCGGGAGAGCTTTTCGGATTGGGATTCAGACCTTCACATAATACGGATGCGTCATTGATTCGCTCTTATGAAGAGGGAGATTTACGGAAAAAAGCTTATTTCTTAAAGGACATTCCGGCTAAAAAGGCAGAAAGTATGTGGGAAGAAGATAGACCCTATAAGTACAAGTATTATTATCCGATAAAATATCGTCAAATGTCGGGTTCAACATCCACAAAACCGAGCGAAAATCTTCTCCATGAGAATTGGCGGAGTGTGGAGGTAATGTTGAATCTGGCGGAGGCCTATACACGTAAGAATAATGAAGTGACGAGTGATGCTCTTGATTTGTTGAATAATTTACGGCGGTGTCGTTTGGACCCGAAAGTGTATGTGGAAAAAACGTCAGCGGATTTTTCGAATGGACAAGCTTTGTTGAAGTTTATCTGGGAAGAGCGGCGTCGGGAACTTTGTTTCGAGGAGGCCATGCGTTTTTGGGATTTGCGAAGACAGGGGATGCCGGAATTGAAACACAAGTGGTATTCGAGTTGGGATAAATACGAAACCTATACTTTGCCGCAAGGAAGTAAAAATTATGTGCTTTCAATTCCTCGCAGTGAACTTGATTATAACAATGGATGTTATGATAATGAGCGCAATTTGATTAAACCCGAATAG
- a CDS encoding SusC/RagA family TonB-linked outer membrane protein produces MKKRRNSTQASPENARGKIYLAMRLTLLLTMFFSFTAIASVSSQSVTLKLENASLRETIKELKNQTGVYFVFNEEEIASLNVKLNMVLTNEPFEKALDRIFEGLPFSYEYAEGVVIVKPSAQKKDDVKLKLIKGKVVDTDGMPLPGVSVVVEGTTRGVASDVNGLFRMMIENKVGQKLLFSFVGMEQKVITWQGQDSLHVVMKYSAVDMDEVVVTGYQTLNRRESASAVSVVKTDDIYMAGAASIDQMLQGQVPGLMVMNTSGEPSATPKIRIRGTSTINGNKAPVWVVDGVILEQDVPITASELNSEDAEYLVGNAISGISPQDIESITVLKDASATAIYGVKAANGVIVLTTKKGTVGKPTVSYHGEVVLNERPSYRNFDRMNSAERMQLSKDIFEQGLSYSSNISLDPDDSYEGLLNELVNRRMSKEEFALRSEEMAKRNTDWFDVLFRNAVTHSHNLSINGGSEATKYYFSAGYNNNQGAAKGSVSERFTTLARVDASVGKYVNFMAKIDFSTTKNEGYSVVNPFSYAYNTSRTVQPYEENGKYHFYKKDSKYLYNVLNELAETGKESKSNDFNALLNLNVKLYDGLSYQGTFSYHNSSTNQRDWKTEESSSVASIRTYDYKQYDENDDEYWKSPLPYGGVLEQGNTVKTGYTVRNGLSYVKVLADVHDMNIIVGSELRGTKYEGVRSTGYGWTPTYGERFMPVHTDNFVNNYIDRMLPTNTNSISRVASFFGSATYTYNNRYVMNFNIRSDGANKFGSNPKYRWLPTWSIAGKWLLTNEGFMARFAQNGHFVSVRGSYGIQGNIHDDATPNLILEVGDRNTTSNLEQSTIYRLPNPDLRWEKTTSWNVAADFSFWNGRLSGSLDVYKKHTEDLIMEKTVATSNGKSRLYMNAGEMDNQGFEGNLSVEIIQRKKLNWRFNVNFGRNTSEVTLANDELYSDLEVINKMLDGNLAIKGEKLGSMYSFRYGGLSSENGYPLFYGKDGKLWHTADPKRMELVKSGSIYPDLSGGFDTQLTFDKRLSLSVGFTYNLGGVKRLPSVYADKNSALNPVANVSTNWKKRWRKPGDEKYTDVPVLYNDRVASDFERNVSAEDRGAAEECTYFYDLSDFRVAKADFLRLRSVGLSYIMPEKLLKGMGISSMMIRFQASNLFVWAHKDWKGLDPETPEANIPILPSYSLGINVSF; encoded by the coding sequence ATGAAAAAAAGACGAAATTCTACACAAGCCTCGCCTGAAAATGCGAGGGGAAAAATTTATTTAGCAATGAGATTGACTTTGCTTTTGACTATGTTCTTCTCTTTTACGGCGATAGCCAGTGTATCGTCACAATCTGTGACGTTGAAATTAGAGAATGCAAGTCTCAGGGAGACTATTAAAGAGTTGAAGAATCAGACAGGAGTTTATTTCGTGTTTAACGAGGAAGAGATTGCAAGTTTGAACGTGAAACTCAATATGGTTCTGACGAATGAACCTTTCGAGAAAGCGTTGGATCGTATTTTCGAGGGTTTGCCTTTTAGTTATGAGTATGCAGAGGGAGTGGTAATTGTTAAGCCGTCTGCACAAAAAAAGGATGATGTTAAGCTAAAATTGATTAAGGGAAAAGTGGTCGACACGGATGGGATGCCTCTTCCGGGAGTTTCTGTTGTTGTGGAAGGAACAACTCGTGGTGTGGCATCGGATGTGAACGGTTTATTCCGGATGATGATTGAAAATAAAGTCGGGCAAAAATTACTTTTCTCTTTTGTGGGGATGGAGCAAAAGGTAATTACTTGGCAGGGACAGGATTCTTTGCATGTCGTAATGAAGTATTCTGCGGTGGATATGGATGAGGTTGTTGTGACCGGGTATCAGACATTAAATCGGAGAGAGTCAGCCAGTGCGGTTTCGGTAGTGAAAACCGATGATATATATATGGCGGGAGCTGCTTCTATTGATCAAATGTTGCAGGGACAAGTCCCCGGATTGATGGTTATGAATACTTCGGGAGAGCCGAGTGCTACGCCTAAAATTCGTATTCGGGGTACTTCAACGATTAACGGTAACAAAGCTCCTGTATGGGTGGTTGATGGAGTGATTTTGGAACAAGATGTTCCGATTACAGCCTCGGAGTTGAATAGTGAAGATGCCGAATATTTAGTAGGTAATGCTATTTCGGGAATTAGTCCGCAGGATATAGAGTCCATTACGGTTTTGAAAGATGCTTCTGCCACGGCGATTTATGGAGTAAAGGCTGCGAATGGGGTGATCGTGTTGACGACGAAAAAAGGAACAGTTGGCAAGCCCACGGTTTCGTATCATGGTGAAGTGGTACTAAACGAACGTCCTTCTTACCGGAATTTTGATCGTATGAATTCTGCGGAACGTATGCAATTGTCCAAGGATATTTTCGAGCAAGGATTATCATATAGTTCAAATATATCGTTGGATCCGGATGATTCTTACGAGGGACTATTGAACGAGTTGGTTAATCGTCGGATGTCGAAAGAGGAGTTTGCACTTCGGTCAGAGGAGATGGCGAAGCGTAATACAGATTGGTTTGATGTGTTATTCCGTAATGCGGTAACTCATTCGCATAATTTGAGTATTAATGGAGGTTCTGAGGCAACAAAGTATTATTTCTCTGCTGGTTATAATAATAATCAAGGAGCTGCAAAAGGTTCTGTTAGCGAGCGTTTCACTACTTTAGCTCGTGTGGATGCATCCGTGGGTAAGTATGTAAATTTTATGGCGAAAATTGATTTCAGCACGACGAAGAATGAAGGTTATTCTGTTGTAAACCCGTTTAGTTATGCGTATAATACTTCTCGGACAGTGCAGCCATACGAGGAAAATGGGAAATATCACTTTTACAAGAAAGATTCAAAATACTTGTATAACGTGTTGAACGAGTTGGCAGAAACAGGTAAGGAGAGTAAATCGAATGATTTTAACGCGTTGTTAAATTTGAATGTAAAGTTGTATGATGGACTATCTTATCAAGGAACTTTTTCTTATCATAATTCATCGACGAATCAGCGGGATTGGAAAACAGAGGAATCTAGTAGTGTTGCTTCCATTCGTACCTATGATTACAAGCAATATGATGAAAATGATGATGAATATTGGAAATCTCCTCTACCATACGGAGGTGTTTTGGAGCAGGGAAATACGGTGAAGACAGGGTATACTGTGAGAAATGGTTTGAGCTATGTTAAGGTTTTGGCTGATGTTCATGATATGAATATAATTGTTGGTTCTGAGTTGCGAGGAACGAAGTACGAGGGGGTACGTTCGACGGGGTATGGTTGGACTCCTACTTATGGAGAACGATTTATGCCAGTGCATACAGACAATTTTGTAAACAATTATATTGATAGAATGCTTCCAACGAATACGAACTCGATTTCGAGAGTGGCTTCATTTTTTGGTTCGGCCACGTACACTTATAACAATCGTTACGTGATGAATTTCAATATTCGTTCGGATGGGGCCAATAAATTTGGGAGTAACCCGAAATATAGGTGGTTACCTACATGGTCCATTGCGGGTAAATGGCTATTGACGAATGAAGGTTTCATGGCTCGATTTGCTCAAAACGGACATTTTGTATCTGTAAGAGGTAGTTACGGTATCCAAGGAAATATTCATGATGATGCTACTCCTAATTTGATTTTGGAAGTAGGAGATCGTAATACAACAAGTAACTTGGAACAGTCAACGATATACCGTTTACCTAATCCAGATTTGAGATGGGAGAAAACGACCTCTTGGAACGTTGCAGCAGACTTTTCTTTTTGGAATGGAAGGCTTTCAGGTAGTTTGGACGTGTATAAAAAACATACGGAAGATTTGATCATGGAAAAAACAGTGGCAACATCTAATGGAAAATCACGTTTGTACATGAATGCAGGAGAGATGGATAACCAAGGATTTGAAGGTAATTTGAGCGTGGAGATCATTCAAAGAAAGAAGTTGAATTGGAGGTTTAACGTAAACTTCGGAAGAAATACAAGTGAGGTGACCTTGGCAAACGATGAATTATACAGCGATTTGGAGGTCATTAATAAAATGTTGGATGGTAATTTAGCGATTAAGGGTGAGAAGTTAGGTTCAATGTACTCTTTCCGTTATGGGGGATTGTCTAGTGAAAACGGGTATCCATTATTCTACGGGAAAGATGGTAAATTGTGGCATACAGCTGACCCGAAGCGCATGGAACTGGTGAAAAGCGGGTCCATTTATCCGGATCTTTCCGGAGGGTTCGACACGCAGTTGACTTTTGATAAACGTTTATCGCTATCCGTGGGTTTCACGTATAATTTGGGTGGAGTGAAACGTTTACCGAGTGTGTATGCCGATAAAAATTCTGCATTGAATCCGGTTGCCAATGTATCTACGAATTGGAAAAAAAGGTGGAGAAAACCCGGTGATGAAAAATACACGGATGTGCCTGTTCTGTATAATGATCGAGTAGCTTCGGATTTTGAACGTAATGTTTCAGCCGAGGATCGGGGTGCTGCTGAAGAGTGTACCTATTTCTATGATTTGTCGGATTTCCGCGTGGCGAAGGCTGATTTCTTACGTTTACGTTCTGTGGGGTTAAGCTACATCATGCCTGAGAAATTATTGAAGGGAATGGGAATATCTTCTATGATGATTCGTTTCCAGGCTTCGAATTTGTTCGTGTGGGCGCATAAGGATTGGAAGGGGCTTGATCCGGAGACTCCGGAAGCGAATATTCCGATATTACCTTCTTATAGTTTGGGTATTAATGTTTCATTTTAA
- a CDS encoding FecR family protein: MNNKIWHWIGDYCSGLLDKSEERELRAWMDEAEENKQLFMEGVKMVREYQMVACSSKGAPDSLKRVQEKIRARRRKQRCIQVVVAASVVILFALSFVFFYTPESEEMSPVLAKVHAGGTKATLIVADGIQVDLTQDNLQEVIGQYGATVLKDKKNELRYDNVEVNDEIEEKPVYHTISAPVGGEYHFTLADGTMVWLNSSSRLTFPTRFTGDMREVLAEGEVYFDVRHDENKPFIVRVNDVSVRVLGTKFCISAYPENEGILTTLEQGAVQVTSGDNYAVLKPGYQAVVDQYSGTISQRAVELSLYTSWVRGIFEYENMELDDIVVQLARWYDVQFTFSASEYKKRRFTGVVRKYEDLNGVLDMIEKTTNVKFIINGRNVTITSVMQ; the protein is encoded by the coding sequence ATGAACAATAAAATTTGGCACTGGATTGGTGATTATTGCTCCGGACTTTTGGATAAGAGCGAGGAACGGGAGTTGCGAGCGTGGATGGATGAGGCGGAGGAAAACAAACAACTTTTTATGGAGGGAGTGAAAATGGTGCGTGAGTATCAAATGGTTGCTTGTTCAAGCAAGGGGGCTCCTGATTCATTGAAACGTGTACAGGAAAAAATTCGGGCTCGCAGAAGAAAGCAACGATGTATTCAAGTTGTTGTAGCAGCTTCTGTTGTGATCTTGTTCGCTTTATCATTTGTATTCTTTTATACTCCGGAATCAGAAGAGATGTCTCCCGTATTGGCGAAGGTGCATGCCGGAGGAACGAAAGCGACTCTAATCGTGGCTGATGGGATACAAGTCGATTTGACACAAGATAATTTACAAGAGGTAATCGGGCAGTACGGGGCGACTGTTTTGAAAGACAAAAAGAATGAATTGCGATATGATAACGTGGAGGTAAATGACGAGATAGAAGAGAAACCAGTATATCACACCATTTCGGCTCCGGTTGGAGGGGAATATCATTTCACGTTGGCAGATGGCACCATGGTATGGTTGAATTCATCTTCGCGATTAACATTCCCTACTCGTTTTACGGGAGATATGCGAGAGGTGCTTGCTGAGGGGGAAGTGTATTTTGACGTGCGGCATGACGAAAATAAACCTTTTATCGTGCGGGTAAATGATGTGAGCGTGCGAGTGTTGGGAACGAAATTCTGTATTTCAGCTTATCCGGAAAATGAAGGAATTCTGACAACTTTGGAGCAGGGTGCCGTGCAAGTAACCTCCGGAGATAATTATGCGGTATTAAAACCGGGATATCAGGCCGTGGTAGATCAATATTCCGGAACAATCAGCCAGCGAGCCGTGGAACTTTCTTTGTACACCTCGTGGGTGCGGGGAATATTTGAGTACGAGAATATGGAATTGGATGATATTGTGGTGCAATTGGCTCGATGGTATGATGTACAATTTACTTTTTCGGCATCAGAATATAAAAAGCGTCGTTTTACCGGAGTGGTGCGGAAGTATGAAGATCTAAATGGCGTGCTAGATATGATAGAAAAAACAACTAACGTAAAATTTATTATCAATGGAAGAAATGTGACAATAACTTCAGTGATGCAATAG
- a CDS encoding RNA polymerase sigma factor: MVYSESEIVHELEAGNEVCLNMLFDNYYRALCVYALRFVSNADDVEDIVQEVFVSFWMNKKRTVFSGSVRSYLFGAVAKAASKFATRRGRIMFDDVEKYVDQFLEELAEYDESEFARLRDKVYARVEALPEKTKEIFKAVVLDNLTYQQVGDRFGITVNTVKTMYYRALKQLKEELGGNALALFFIILR, translated from the coding sequence ATGGTATATAGCGAATCGGAAATTGTACACGAACTGGAGGCAGGAAATGAGGTCTGTCTGAATATGCTTTTTGATAATTATTATCGGGCATTGTGTGTGTATGCGTTGCGGTTTGTTTCGAATGCGGATGATGTAGAGGATATTGTGCAGGAGGTGTTTGTTTCTTTCTGGATGAACAAGAAACGAACTGTTTTTTCCGGTTCCGTTCGTTCTTATCTTTTCGGGGCAGTAGCCAAGGCTGCCTCAAAGTTTGCGACACGTCGGGGAAGGATCATGTTTGACGACGTGGAGAAGTATGTGGATCAGTTTTTAGAAGAATTGGCAGAGTATGATGAGAGCGAGTTTGCTCGATTGCGTGATAAGGTATATGCCCGGGTGGAGGCTTTGCCGGAAAAGACAAAAGAAATATTTAAAGCCGTGGTGTTGGATAACCTGACCTACCAGCAAGTGGGCGATCGTTTTGGGATAACCGTGAATACCGTGAAAACGATGTATTACAGGGCATTGAAGCAGTTAAAAGAAGAGTTGGGTGGAAACGCTTTGGCGTTGTTTTTTATTATTCTGCGATAA